From the Deinococcus yavapaiensis KR-236 genome, one window contains:
- a CDS encoding GNAT family N-acetyltransferase: MFTIQPATARQQHEEALELFNEYIEANCLALEQHYGIDWDAAATREADRANLRLFLASYGRLWLAHQADVPVGVLAVKFHEDGAAELKRMYVRPDSRRHGIGRALLERAIEDAKLLRLDSAEFMHEAHELYRSVGFHITPPYSGSEIPLDLQRHWVFMELPLGEARASQLDAG; encoded by the coding sequence ATGTTCACCATCCAGCCAGCCACGGCACGGCAGCAGCACGAGGAGGCGCTCGAACTCTTCAACGAGTACATCGAGGCGAACTGCTTGGCGCTCGAGCAGCACTACGGAATTGACTGGGACGCGGCAGCCACCCGTGAAGCGGATCGGGCGAACCTCAGGCTGTTCTTGGCTTCGTACGGTCGACTGTGGCTCGCACACCAGGCTGATGTTCCAGTCGGAGTGCTCGCCGTGAAGTTCCACGAAGACGGTGCGGCGGAACTCAAGCGCATGTATGTACGGCCTGACAGCCGACGGCATGGCATCGGCCGGGCGTTGCTTGAGCGCGCCATCGAGGACGCGAAGCTGCTGCGGTTGGACAGCGCGGAGTTCATGCACGAAGCACACGAGCTCTACCGAAGCGTGGGATTTCATATCACGCCTCCGTACTCGGGAAGCGAGATTCCACTCGACCTCCAACGACACTGGGTGTTCATGGAGTTACCGCTCGGGGAAGCTCGCGCTTCGCAGTTGGACGCTGGATGA
- a CDS encoding amidase — translation MSAAVLARLVAQKQCSSLEVVDAYIARCERAVALGALVLPAFDEARREARHLDERLARGDRAGPLHGVPLTVKDWIEVAGLPCLAGDEARRGVICREDASAVARLREAGGVVLGKSAVLPDTAVYGRVSHPRGAHLSPGGSSSGEAVLVATHCSPLGLGSDSGGSIRQPAAFCGVFGLKPTSGRVPLTGHVPRINPLADPRTVIGPLARSVEDLELALHVVAGEDGRDASVVPAHLGRASEVRVEALRVAFFDAFAGEDGETRVSEDASRVTRSAAAALAHLGCEVVEAAPPNLGAAMRLTRQYWARPESASWDEWEPDGRSTLTADEVERHLFEWDRFRREVLRFMESVDVVLTPVTRGGAVRHGEDEGGIDFTAPWSLTGQPAVVVPFGETRDSRPLGVQIVARSWREDGALAVARLLEQARLPAARG, via the coding sequence TTGTCCGCCGCCGTCCTCGCCCGCCTCGTCGCTCAGAAGCAGTGCTCGTCGCTCGAAGTCGTCGACGCGTACATCGCGCGTTGCGAGCGCGCGGTCGCGCTCGGGGCCCTCGTGCTGCCCGCCTTCGACGAGGCGAGGCGCGAGGCGCGCCACCTCGACGAGCGTCTCGCGCGTGGCGACCGCGCAGGGCCGTTGCACGGCGTGCCCCTGACGGTCAAAGACTGGATCGAGGTCGCGGGCTTGCCATGCCTCGCGGGCGACGAGGCCCGCCGCGGAGTCATCTGCCGCGAGGACGCCTCAGCCGTCGCTCGCCTGCGCGAAGCTGGAGGCGTCGTGCTCGGCAAGAGTGCCGTGCTACCCGATACGGCGGTGTACGGCCGCGTGTCTCACCCGCGGGGAGCGCACCTCAGTCCCGGCGGGTCGAGTTCCGGCGAGGCGGTGCTCGTCGCGACACATTGCAGTCCGCTCGGACTCGGCAGCGATTCGGGCGGCTCGATTCGCCAGCCTGCGGCGTTCTGCGGCGTCTTCGGACTCAAGCCGACGTCAGGCCGAGTGCCCCTCACAGGGCACGTGCCGCGCATCAATCCGCTCGCCGATCCGCGCACGGTGATCGGCCCCCTCGCCCGCTCGGTCGAGGACCTCGAGCTCGCGCTTCACGTCGTCGCGGGCGAGGACGGACGCGACGCGAGCGTCGTGCCCGCGCACTTGGGCCGCGCGAGCGAGGTGCGTGTCGAGGCGCTCCGTGTCGCCTTCTTCGACGCCTTCGCGGGCGAGGACGGCGAGACGCGCGTGAGCGAGGACGCCTCACGGGTGACGAGGTCGGCGGCGGCGGCGCTCGCGCACCTCGGCTGTGAGGTCGTCGAGGCCGCACCACCGAACCTCGGGGCGGCGATGCGCCTCACGCGGCAGTACTGGGCGCGGCCCGAATCCGCGTCGTGGGACGAGTGGGAACCGGACGGGCGCTCGACGCTCACCGCCGACGAGGTCGAGCGCCATCTCTTCGAGTGGGACCGCTTTCGCCGCGAGGTCCTGCGCTTCATGGAAAGCGTGGACGTCGTGCTGACGCCCGTGACGCGCGGCGGCGCGGTGCGTCACGGCGAGGACGAGGGCGGCATCGACTTCACGGCCCCGTGGAGCCTAACGGGTCAACCGGCCGTCGTCGTGCCGTTCGGAGAAACGCGCGATTCGCGACCGCTCGGTGTGCAGATCGTGGCGAGGTCGTGGCGCGAGGACGGCGCACTCGCGGTCGCGCGCCTTCTTGAGCAGGCGCGCCTTCCTGCTGCTCGCGGATGA
- a CDS encoding TlpA family protein disulfide reductase → MFFNVECAACVTRGIPFLKRLHHEYGGQVNVLGIHTSRGHRLLERDRVEPTVRRFAESFAKLPFPVALDLDGHIAETWQTEGTPHWLAFAVDGTLLRSVYGSQENAQTRLEYLLAELVQRP, encoded by the coding sequence ATGTTCTTCAATGTGGAGTGCGCGGCTTGCGTCACGCGGGGTATTCCCTTTCTGAAGCGCTTGCATCACGAGTACGGCGGTCAAGTGAACGTCCTTGGAATTCACACGTCGCGTGGGCACCGACTTCTCGAACGCGACCGAGTCGAGCCGACCGTGCGGCGCTTCGCCGAGTCCTTCGCCAAGCTCCCGTTTCCCGTCGCGCTCGACCTTGACGGGCACATCGCCGAGACATGGCAAACCGAAGGCACGCCGCATTGGTTGGCATTCGCGGTCGATGGAACGCTGCTGCGCAGCGTGTACGGCAGCCAGGAGAACGCGCAGACGCGCTTGGAGTACCTCCTCGCCGAGCTGGTGCAACGACCGTGA
- a CDS encoding GNAT family N-acetyltransferase: MSRLTLQSYRPENAERFLTLFNQSYHSPISLDRFNLVESLRVPDAPFARLLAFDAQRLVGAATLQHGAGNLPGWFNVHVIVDRERRGEGVARTLLEALGPFLDSARPVGVEGRVLDADPTSRAWAERRGLHVASHSFASVLPLEAFSFERFAAQVTRVEREGVRFVPLHSWLEHHAAQDLHALVSAVMQDEPTAAHRAQEPFEHFERGVIRNPFTSRVASFVAMRADRPVGFTLVRSPRQDGTMMIWGTGVARDERGSGLSAALKALSARAARNEGGTCMQTDNDARNAAMLRVNERLGFVPTVGVWRMRTSS, from the coding sequence GTGTCCCGCCTCACCCTCCAGTCCTATCGCCCTGAGAACGCCGAGCGCTTCCTGACGCTTTTCAACCAGAGCTACCACTCGCCGATTTCCCTTGATCGCTTCAATCTCGTGGAATCGCTCCGAGTTCCCGACGCGCCATTCGCGCGACTCCTCGCGTTCGACGCGCAACGACTCGTGGGCGCCGCCACGCTCCAGCACGGTGCGGGGAACTTGCCCGGCTGGTTCAATGTCCACGTGATCGTCGATCGAGAGCGACGCGGCGAAGGCGTCGCTCGCACCCTTTTGGAGGCTTTGGGACCTTTCTTGGACTCGGCGCGTCCGGTGGGCGTGGAAGGACGTGTGCTCGACGCGGACCCTACCAGCCGGGCATGGGCAGAACGGCGAGGGTTGCACGTGGCCTCGCACTCGTTCGCGTCGGTCTTGCCGCTCGAAGCATTCTCGTTCGAGCGATTCGCGGCGCAGGTGACGCGTGTGGAACGCGAGGGCGTACGATTCGTGCCGCTGCACTCTTGGCTGGAGCACCATGCGGCGCAAGACCTGCACGCCCTCGTGAGCGCCGTCATGCAGGACGAGCCGACGGCCGCACACCGCGCACAGGAACCGTTCGAGCACTTCGAGCGCGGCGTGATTCGCAATCCCTTCACGTCCCGGGTTGCCTCGTTCGTCGCGATGCGGGCAGACAGACCCGTCGGCTTCACGCTGGTGCGCTCACCGCGCCAGGACGGCACCATGATGATTTGGGGAACGGGCGTCGCGCGGGACGAGCGCGGCAGTGGTTTGAGCGCCGCTCTCAAGGCCTTGTCGGCCCGCGCGGCGCGCAACGAGGGTGGAACATGCATGCAGACGGACAACGACGCGCGGAACGCGGCGATGCTGCGCGTCAACGAACGTCTCGGCTTTGTTCCGACGGTGGGCGTATGGCGCATGCGCACTTCATCTTGA
- a CDS encoding MXAN_6230/SCO0854 family RING domain-containing protein, with translation MTFHANDDLTTLLLRTSKRVFLPAASPAHARPGNAVKALRALERRLFELGYVLTEDLHVALRTLDDVTLRHVGEHLTRTLERNVGAHATHVTLFRRFPLTTPNDTFAFYLRRVLTWSARDPGEPCALDHDDLPRGASTHVGPHSAPERACAYGTFDPAEFGGCPICHRRLATPALPAEEASREPTRLRALHLGGNVHVEATALLTRLLSRTTPLSPQDRESLAVLLISLEGEALTVVPDVVPMRETMAFAFTTLLRSERTRDAALAVLPRHLKTATDVLRVIDAYGGGNGTLTEAANVSSMPRALRRVLLGALDSLRFEALVEDLGRHPGDWKRAGEMLHPFEHAARFQSVALAFAVLRGTALRDDALAHRVESAANAVRGTRLSGNVVRYRAWSGDVETAFARHDVHDALRLLRQRPGEFGRRFDKLLREVVAREPALLADVEATARAVAPRLTAPMLLSLSAHLARRHEPHARRVFFPKGDAAHARAIDDTRPLLPHEVTAPFTAVFDAELVRRASALPSFERAVLDEGLARVPVPVAARKASRALVAWPRGAHLDVPPERFLRLFVHWVQPQDIRVDLDLSVAFYDDAWTFVGLCDFTNLRFGAGAVHSGDFTSAPAPEGASEFLDLDVDALRGAGVRYAVPVIFSYNDVAFDVMPEAFAGVMLRAERVGKVFNARSVEQRFDLSGSGKVAAPLCVDFARRTLRWLDVKVKPRGGMHRVGTYKHALGKVVRDVDAHFESGGRATLWDLALVHAAGRAREVLVLGKGGGTERYRRRPEEDAAAFHARVNSRSDADEANVNLSIGEEAVLGAFVRRALELPPGSVAFAVDEGDVVDVHVSRIDSGALLSELHVRETAPA, from the coding sequence ATGACCTTCCACGCGAACGACGACTTGACCACGCTGCTGCTCCGCACCTCCAAGCGGGTGTTCCTGCCTGCCGCGTCGCCCGCGCACGCACGACCGGGCAACGCGGTGAAGGCGCTGCGTGCGTTGGAACGGCGTTTGTTCGAGTTGGGGTACGTCCTGACCGAAGATCTCCACGTCGCTCTGCGCACTCTCGACGACGTGACCCTCCGCCACGTCGGCGAGCACCTCACGCGGACCCTCGAGCGAAACGTCGGCGCGCACGCGACGCACGTCACGCTCTTCCGCCGTTTTCCCCTGACGACGCCCAACGACACGTTCGCGTTCTACTTGCGGCGCGTGCTGACGTGGTCGGCGCGCGATCCGGGCGAACCGTGCGCGCTCGACCACGACGACCTTCCTCGTGGTGCGAGCACGCACGTCGGGCCGCACAGCGCGCCTGAGCGCGCGTGCGCGTACGGCACCTTCGACCCGGCGGAGTTCGGCGGGTGCCCCATCTGCCACCGCCGCCTCGCCACGCCCGCCCTTCCCGCGGAGGAAGCGTCACGCGAGCCCACGCGGTTGCGCGCCTTGCACCTCGGCGGGAACGTGCACGTGGAAGCGACCGCGCTCCTCACGCGTCTGCTGAGCCGCACGACGCCACTGTCGCCTCAAGATCGCGAGAGCCTCGCGGTGCTGCTGATCTCGCTCGAGGGCGAGGCCCTGACAGTGGTGCCGGACGTCGTGCCGATGCGTGAAACGATGGCGTTCGCGTTCACCACGCTGCTGCGAAGCGAGCGCACGCGCGACGCGGCCCTCGCCGTGCTGCCCCGGCACCTCAAGACGGCGACGGACGTCCTGCGCGTCATCGACGCGTACGGCGGCGGGAACGGCACGCTTACGGAAGCGGCGAACGTCTCTTCCATGCCGCGCGCGCTACGGCGCGTGCTGCTCGGCGCGCTCGACTCGCTCCGGTTTGAGGCGCTCGTGGAGGACCTCGGCCGTCACCCCGGCGATTGGAAGCGGGCGGGCGAGATGCTGCACCCGTTCGAGCACGCCGCGCGCTTTCAGAGCGTCGCGCTCGCGTTCGCGGTGCTGCGCGGCACGGCCTTGCGCGACGACGCGCTCGCGCACCGCGTGGAAAGCGCGGCGAACGCCGTACGCGGCACGCGACTCAGCGGGAACGTCGTGCGGTACCGCGCGTGGAGCGGCGACGTCGAAACGGCCTTCGCGCGTCACGACGTGCATGACGCGCTGCGTCTCTTGCGGCAGCGTCCGGGAGAGTTCGGGCGGCGCTTCGACAAGTTGCTGCGCGAAGTCGTCGCGCGCGAGCCCGCGTTGCTCGCCGACGTCGAAGCGACCGCGCGGGCAGTCGCGCCGCGCCTGACGGCTCCGATGTTGCTGAGCCTCAGCGCACATCTCGCCCGTCGCCACGAGCCTCACGCGCGCCGGGTGTTCTTTCCGAAAGGCGACGCGGCGCACGCGCGCGCGATCGACGATACGCGCCCGCTTCTCCCGCACGAGGTGACCGCGCCGTTCACGGCCGTGTTCGACGCGGAGCTCGTGAGGCGCGCGAGCGCCTTGCCGTCCTTCGAGCGCGCCGTGCTCGACGAAGGACTCGCGCGCGTGCCCGTACCGGTCGCGGCGCGCAAAGCGTCGCGCGCGCTCGTCGCCTGGCCACGAGGCGCGCACCTCGACGTACCGCCCGAGCGCTTTCTGCGCCTCTTCGTGCACTGGGTGCAACCGCAGGACATACGAGTGGACCTCGACCTCAGCGTGGCGTTCTATGACGACGCGTGGACCTTCGTGGGCTTGTGCGACTTCACGAACTTGCGCTTCGGCGCGGGCGCCGTGCATTCCGGTGACTTCACGAGCGCGCCCGCGCCCGAGGGAGCGTCGGAGTTCCTCGACCTCGACGTGGACGCGCTGCGCGGCGCGGGCGTGCGGTACGCGGTGCCGGTGATCTTCAGTTACAACGACGTCGCGTTCGACGTGATGCCCGAAGCGTTCGCGGGCGTGATGCTGCGCGCCGAGCGGGTCGGGAAGGTATTCAACGCGCGCAGCGTCGAGCAACGCTTCGACCTCTCGGGCAGTGGGAAAGTGGCAGCGCCGCTGTGCGTTGACTTCGCGCGGCGCACGCTGCGCTGGCTGGACGTGAAGGTCAAGCCGCGCGGCGGCATGCACCGCGTCGGCACGTACAAGCATGCGCTCGGGAAGGTCGTGCGGGACGTCGACGCGCACTTCGAGAGTGGTGGGCGCGCCACGTTGTGGGACCTCGCGCTCGTGCACGCGGCGGGCCGCGCGCGGGAAGTGCTCGTCCTGGGGAAAGGGGGCGGCACGGAAAGGTACCGCCGCCGACCCGAGGAGGATGCCGCCGCGTTTCACGCGCGCGTCAACAGTCGGTCGGACGCCGACGAGGCGAACGTGAACCTATCGATAGGCGAAGAGGCGGTGCTCGGGGCGTTCGTGCGCCGCGCGTTGGAGTTGCCGCCGGGCAGCGTCGCCTTCGCGGTGGACGAAGGGGACGTCGTGGACGTGCACGTTTCGCGCATTGACAGCGGCGCCTTGCTTTCCGAGTTGCACGTGCGTGAAACCGCGCCCGCCTGA
- a CDS encoding BTAD domain-containing putative transcriptional regulator: MTGSSDWRFTLLGSPQLIAPDGRFIRCEGKTLALLAYLAVEGATSRARLVSLLWPETEESAARNNLVHLLRRLRKACGASLVPGHETLALGPEVRTDIADVQDHSGAYEAGDALPDGAFLDGVDYDDLPDLADWLLAAREQFSMRRLQSYHRRIDRLQAAGRVSDAIAVAERLLVLDPLSEETWRTLMRLHSHAGDRPAALRAYRRCKDLLRRELDAEPSAPTARLAREIDLGVVNADASDGRLPIAVLRPPRLVGRDVAWAEMEDAWAAGKQIFVFGDPGAGKTRLAQDFLRSKGTWLYLPSRPGDRDVPFMAAARNARARLAAAPDAALSPWVRRELSRLLPELRDDDDLAPLGADSERYMFFLAHLEMVRATASTYQATLNDDIQYYDSATMDLGAFMFSHVLAEGSGPSARFISVCRRGELTSHQEVLIERLVMAGLAVRVDLTPLEPEDVVSLLRDLPLPESLGTRLPIRDLAARLHEYGGGNPQFVLEAIRHVIETGDVETLLEPKRLTRGHAALVERRLARLSSAALQVARAAAVLRADFTLEQISEVLGVTVFDTANAWEELDAAQVVAGESFSHDLVAEAILTSTPAHVRKLLHRAAARVLARYDAAPARVARQWLDGGDAGQSAPWWLRAARAAEETLRFREATEFYAAAAEAFDKSADMEAADRARREQARVTAAMTSVG, translated from the coding sequence ATGACCGGGTCTTCCGATTGGCGATTCACGCTGCTTGGCAGTCCTCAGCTGATCGCGCCCGACGGGCGTTTCATTCGTTGCGAGGGCAAGACGCTCGCGCTCCTGGCCTACCTCGCCGTCGAAGGCGCGACGTCGCGCGCCCGCCTGGTGAGCTTGTTGTGGCCCGAGACCGAGGAAAGCGCCGCGCGAAACAACCTTGTGCACTTGCTGCGCCGCCTACGAAAAGCGTGCGGTGCTTCCTTGGTGCCAGGGCACGAAACGCTGGCGCTCGGCCCCGAGGTACGAACGGACATCGCCGACGTGCAGGACCATTCGGGCGCGTATGAAGCTGGAGACGCACTTCCCGACGGGGCGTTTTTGGACGGCGTGGACTATGACGACCTTCCCGACCTCGCCGATTGGCTGCTCGCCGCGCGCGAGCAGTTCAGCATGCGGCGCCTGCAGTCGTACCATCGGCGTATCGATCGGCTTCAAGCTGCCGGTCGAGTTTCCGACGCGATCGCGGTCGCCGAGCGCCTCCTGGTCCTCGATCCACTCTCCGAGGAGACGTGGCGCACCTTGATGCGCCTGCACTCGCACGCGGGCGACCGTCCGGCCGCGCTTCGGGCATATCGGCGCTGTAAAGACTTGTTGAGGCGTGAACTCGACGCCGAGCCGTCCGCGCCGACCGCGCGGCTCGCTCGGGAAATCGACTTGGGCGTCGTGAACGCCGACGCGTCGGATGGGCGTCTGCCCATCGCGGTGCTGCGCCCGCCGCGCCTCGTGGGCCGCGACGTCGCGTGGGCGGAGATGGAGGACGCTTGGGCGGCGGGCAAGCAGATCTTCGTCTTCGGCGATCCAGGAGCCGGAAAGACGCGCCTCGCGCAGGATTTTTTGCGCAGCAAGGGAACGTGGCTGTACTTGCCGAGCCGCCCGGGCGACCGCGACGTCCCGTTCATGGCCGCCGCTCGCAACGCCCGCGCCCGACTCGCCGCCGCACCGGACGCCGCGTTGTCACCGTGGGTGCGCCGCGAACTGTCACGCTTGCTGCCGGAGCTTCGCGACGACGACGATCTCGCGCCGCTCGGTGCGGACTCCGAGCGCTACATGTTTTTCCTCGCGCACCTGGAGATGGTGCGGGCGACGGCCTCGACTTACCAGGCGACGCTCAACGACGACATTCAGTACTACGACAGCGCCACGATGGACTTGGGCGCCTTCATGTTCTCGCACGTCCTCGCCGAGGGTTCAGGTCCGTCGGCGCGGTTCATCTCGGTGTGCCGTCGGGGAGAGCTGACATCTCACCAAGAAGTGCTCATCGAGCGTCTCGTCATGGCGGGCTTGGCCGTGCGTGTGGACTTGACTCCCCTCGAACCGGAGGACGTCGTGTCCTTGTTGCGTGACTTGCCGCTTCCCGAGTCGCTCGGCACACGCTTGCCGATTCGAGATCTCGCCGCCCGCCTTCACGAGTACGGCGGCGGCAATCCTCAGTTCGTGCTCGAGGCGATTCGGCACGTCATCGAAACGGGTGACGTCGAGACCCTCCTCGAACCCAAGCGCTTGACGCGTGGTCACGCGGCCCTCGTGGAGCGTCGCCTCGCTCGTCTGTCGAGCGCGGCCCTTCAAGTGGCGCGGGCGGCGGCCGTTCTGCGTGCCGACTTCACGTTGGAGCAGATCTCGGAAGTGCTGGGCGTCACCGTCTTCGACACGGCGAACGCGTGGGAGGAACTCGACGCCGCTCAAGTGGTCGCCGGGGAAAGCTTCAGTCACGACCTCGTGGCCGAAGCGATCCTGACGAGCACGCCTGCACACGTTCGCAAGTTGCTGCACCGCGCGGCGGCGCGCGTCCTCGCCCGATACGACGCCGCGCCCGCACGAGTCGCGCGACAATGGCTCGACGGCGGTGACGCGGGCCAAAGCGCGCCTTGGTGGCTGCGGGCCGCTCGAGCGGCCGAAGAGACGCTGCGCTTCAGGGAAGCGACCGAATTCTACGCCGCGGCGGCCGAGGCCTTCGACAAGAGCGCCGACATGGAAGCGGCCGATCGGGCGAGGCGCGAGCAAGCACGGGTGACGGCGGCGATGACTTCGGTGGGTTGA
- a CDS encoding ATP-binding protein, whose protein sequence is MTGPGEWRLSLLGLGRLVAPDGRRVRCEGRPLAALAFLALQGPTMRSRLAGLLWPDNTESVARNNLVQLLRRLAAACGTDLVDPHDPLTLRDIVRTDVDVLVCAFEGDEEEVEVPDHVLLDGLSFPEAHELQDWLRAQRERLDGLRARHLMRRAQRKEVQGDWPNALAFTRRALHFDPVSEDAYRRLMRLHYLNGDPAAARAAYERCADVLRTELHTEPLPETRALAEDILRGEAVAHVAPPRRQVPRSALRPPVLLGRETAWERMEKGWANGQLIFVTGEPGMGKTRLVADFAASKGRVLALEGRPGDDAAPFTATARNVRRILDANPDVSLDAWTRDALQPLVPELGDVHGVRAQLGARLQDAVGAVFERGLRHVDVLTVDDMQYCDLATIEAGFILFGSAFPLGGASGIPHVLAAYRRGELSPEAEAFVQQQVVAGKAVLIELDALDEASVHRLLGDLDVPELVGLASRLTRFSNGNPQFLLEAVKHLVETNGVRPHADTLPLPPKVGEVLTRRLQQLSVPALQTARAAAVLQSDFTLDLVAEVLGAPLLTTASAWEELERAQIMNGERFTHDLVYEALVAAIPEAVRKLLHRSAARVLTRHAASPGRVARHWLIGGEHARAAPLLLEAGVEAEATSRWQEAHDFYTLAMTSYDAIGDAAGHASASSARGKVQERLTVAASAALHA, encoded by the coding sequence ATGACCGGACCGGGAGAGTGGCGGCTGTCGCTGCTGGGCTTGGGACGCCTCGTCGCGCCTGATGGTCGTCGCGTGCGGTGCGAGGGACGCCCTTTGGCCGCCTTGGCCTTCCTGGCCTTGCAGGGGCCCACGATGCGCTCGCGCCTCGCGGGTCTGCTGTGGCCCGACAACACCGAAAGCGTCGCCCGCAACAACTTGGTGCAGCTCTTGCGCCGCCTCGCGGCCGCGTGCGGCACCGATCTGGTCGATCCGCACGACCCGCTGACGCTGCGAGACATCGTGCGAACCGACGTCGACGTTCTCGTCTGCGCCTTCGAGGGCGACGAGGAAGAGGTCGAGGTTCCCGACCACGTCCTGCTCGACGGCCTGTCCTTTCCCGAGGCCCACGAGCTTCAAGATTGGCTTCGCGCTCAACGCGAACGGCTCGACGGTCTCCGCGCGAGGCACTTGATGAGGAGAGCGCAGCGCAAGGAAGTGCAGGGTGACTGGCCGAACGCGCTCGCGTTCACACGCCGCGCGCTGCACTTCGATCCCGTGTCCGAGGACGCGTACCGCCGCCTCATGCGCCTGCATTATCTCAACGGCGACCCGGCGGCGGCGCGCGCCGCGTACGAGCGCTGCGCCGACGTGCTGCGGACCGAACTGCACACCGAGCCGCTTCCCGAGACGCGCGCCCTCGCCGAGGACATCTTGCGCGGCGAGGCGGTGGCTCACGTGGCTCCTCCTCGACGGCAAGTTCCTCGAAGCGCCCTTCGGCCGCCCGTTCTCCTCGGTCGTGAAACGGCGTGGGAGCGCATGGAGAAGGGATGGGCGAACGGACAACTGATCTTCGTGACGGGCGAGCCCGGCATGGGAAAGACTCGTCTCGTCGCCGACTTCGCCGCGTCCAAGGGGCGCGTGCTGGCCCTGGAAGGACGACCGGGCGACGACGCCGCTCCGTTCACGGCCACCGCCCGCAACGTTCGCCGGATCCTCGACGCGAATCCCGACGTGTCGCTCGACGCCTGGACGCGCGACGCGCTACAGCCGCTCGTTCCCGAGTTGGGTGACGTGCACGGCGTGCGCGCGCAACTCGGCGCCCGCTTGCAAGACGCCGTGGGCGCCGTGTTCGAGCGAGGCTTGCGGCACGTGGACGTGTTGACGGTGGACGACATGCAGTACTGCGATCTTGCGACGATCGAGGCGGGATTCATCTTGTTCGGATCGGCCTTTCCTTTGGGAGGCGCGAGCGGCATTCCGCACGTGCTCGCCGCGTACCGCCGCGGAGAATTGTCGCCGGAAGCCGAAGCGTTCGTACAACAGCAAGTCGTGGCGGGCAAGGCCGTCCTGATCGAACTCGACGCGCTGGACGAAGCGAGCGTTCATCGCCTGCTCGGCGACCTCGACGTTCCTGAGCTCGTCGGTCTCGCTTCGAGGCTCACGCGGTTCTCGAACGGAAACCCGCAGTTTTTGCTCGAAGCGGTCAAGCACCTCGTGGAAACGAACGGAGTGCGCCCGCACGCCGACACGCTGCCTTTACCGCCGAAGGTGGGCGAGGTGTTGACGCGCCGCTTGCAACAATTGTCCGTGCCCGCACTGCAAACGGCTCGCGCGGCCGCCGTGCTGCAAAGCGACTTCACGCTGGATCTCGTCGCCGAAGTGCTGGGCGCTCCCTTGCTGACCACGGCGAGCGCTTGGGAGGAACTCGAGCGGGCGCAGATTATGAACGGAGAGCGCTTCACGCACGATCTCGTGTACGAAGCGCTCGTAGCGGCGATTCCCGAGGCGGTCCGCAAGCTTTTGCACCGCAGCGCCGCCCGCGTCTTGACACGCCACGCCGCGTCCCCGGGGCGCGTGGCCCGCCATTGGCTGATCGGGGGAGAGCACGCGCGCGCCGCTCCCCTGTTGCTGGAAGCGGGCGTGGAAGCCGAGGCGACGTCTCGCTGGCAAGAAGCGCACGACTTCTACACCTTGGCGATGACGTCGTACGACGCGATCGGCGACGCGGCGGGACACGCCTCGGCGAGCTCGGCGCGCGGCAAGGTGCAGGAACGGTTGACGGTCGCGGCGAGCGCGGCGCTTCACGCTTGA